A genomic window from Thioalkalivibrio sp. ALJ12 includes:
- a CDS encoding Ni/Fe hydrogenase subunit alpha yields the protein MSETRTIEVDYLARVEGEGAMYVRTEGDRVEEVKLSIFEAPRFFEGFLRGRDFREAPDITARICGICPIAYQLGASLAMEDVCGVTVDGVLQDLRRLAYCGEWIESHALHVFMLHLPDFLGYPDAVTAAKDHPDMVRNGLRIKKIGNSILRLLGGREIHPVNLRVGGFYRTPTPDEVRGLRDELAWGLEAAGEVAEFLATLDYPNLERDYEFVSLVHPDEYPITHGRLGSGSGLDAAIRDYDDVFTEEHVAHSNALHSHRSDSGEPVFMGPLARFALNRERLTPRAAELAERAGLGAACRNPFRSIQVRMIEIVLAFEEALRLVDGYRAAPAEPALPVTPRAGTGFAATEAPRGICYHRYSIDEAGLITDAKIVPPTSVNQPTIEADLRELVQTHLHLPDDELRHHCEVAIRNYDPCISCATHFLDLTVERQ from the coding sequence ATGAGCGAGACCCGCACCATCGAAGTCGACTACCTCGCCCGCGTGGAGGGCGAGGGCGCGATGTACGTGCGCACCGAGGGCGACCGCGTGGAGGAGGTGAAGCTGTCGATCTTCGAGGCCCCGCGCTTCTTCGAGGGCTTCCTGCGCGGGCGCGACTTCCGCGAGGCCCCGGACATCACCGCGCGCATCTGCGGCATCTGCCCGATCGCCTACCAGCTGGGCGCCTCGCTGGCGATGGAGGACGTCTGCGGCGTGACCGTGGACGGCGTGCTGCAGGACCTGCGCCGGCTGGCCTACTGCGGCGAATGGATCGAGAGCCACGCCCTGCATGTGTTCATGCTCCACCTGCCGGACTTCCTTGGCTATCCCGACGCGGTCACCGCCGCGAAGGACCACCCCGACATGGTGCGCAACGGCCTGCGCATCAAGAAGATCGGCAACTCCATCCTGCGCCTTTTGGGCGGGCGCGAGATCCACCCGGTCAACCTGCGGGTGGGCGGCTTTTACCGCACCCCGACCCCGGACGAGGTACGCGGCCTGCGCGACGAACTCGCCTGGGGCCTGGAGGCTGCCGGCGAGGTCGCCGAATTCCTCGCCACCCTCGACTACCCGAACCTGGAGCGCGACTACGAGTTCGTGTCGCTGGTGCACCCGGACGAATACCCGATCACCCACGGCCGGCTCGGCTCCGGCAGCGGTCTGGACGCCGCCATCCGCGACTACGACGACGTCTTCACCGAGGAACACGTCGCCCACTCCAACGCCCTGCACAGCCACCGCTCCGACAGCGGCGAACCGGTGTTCATGGGTCCGCTGGCGCGCTTCGCGCTGAACCGCGAGCGCCTCACCCCGCGCGCCGCCGAACTGGCCGAACGCGCCGGGCTGGGCGCGGCCTGCCGCAACCCGTTCCGCAGCATCCAGGTGCGCATGATCGAGATCGTGCTCGCCTTCGAGGAGGCCCTGCGCCTGGTCGACGGCTACCGGGCCGCGCCGGCCGAACCCGCGCTGCCGGTCACCCCGCGTGCCGGCACCGGCTTCGCCGCCACCGAGGCCCCGCGCGGCATCTGCTACCACCGCTACAGCATCGACGAAGCCGGCCTCATCACCGACGCCAAGATCGTCCCGCCCACCTCGGTCAACCAGCCCACCATCGAGGCCGACCTGCGCGAACTGGTGCAGACCCACCTCCACCTGCCGGACGACGAACTGCGCCACCACTGCGAGGTCGCCATCCGCAACTACGACCCCTGCATCTCCTGCGCCACCCACTTCCTCGACCTCACCGTCGAGCGCCAGTGA
- a CDS encoding oxidoreductase, which translates to MRREQPTLAVFKFASCDGCQLSLLDCEDELLAVTDRIQLAHFPEATRTRIDGPWDLTLVEGSITTPEAAKEIREIRRASKFLVTIGACATTGGIQALRNFADVEEFTRQVYAHPEYIETLATSDAISQHVPVDFELRGCPIDKYQLLEVISAFLYGRRPQVSSASVCEECKRAGQVCVMVAHGTPCLGPVTHAGCGALCPGCHRGCYGCFGPKETPNAPGLSGQLEALGMERATRVRFYRTFNAGADAFREESEREESGNGP; encoded by the coding sequence ATGAGACGGGAACAACCCACCCTGGCGGTGTTCAAGTTCGCCTCCTGCGATGGCTGCCAACTCTCGCTGCTCGACTGCGAGGACGAGCTGCTGGCGGTGACCGACCGGATTCAGCTCGCACACTTTCCCGAGGCCACGCGCACTCGCATCGACGGGCCCTGGGACCTGACGCTGGTGGAGGGCTCGATCACCACGCCGGAGGCGGCCAAGGAGATCCGCGAGATCCGCCGGGCCTCGAAGTTCCTGGTGACCATCGGCGCCTGCGCCACCACCGGCGGCATCCAGGCCCTGCGCAATTTCGCGGACGTCGAGGAATTTACCCGCCAGGTCTACGCCCACCCGGAATACATCGAGACCCTGGCCACCTCGGATGCGATCAGCCAGCACGTGCCGGTGGACTTCGAACTACGCGGCTGCCCGATCGACAAGTACCAGCTGCTGGAGGTCATCAGCGCGTTCCTCTACGGCCGTCGCCCGCAGGTCTCCAGCGCCAGCGTCTGCGAGGAGTGCAAGCGGGCGGGGCAGGTCTGCGTGATGGTCGCCCACGGCACGCCGTGCCTCGGCCCGGTCACCCACGCCGGTTGCGGCGCGCTGTGCCCCGGCTGTCACCGCGGCTGCTACGGCTGCTTCGGCCCCAAGGAGACGCCCAACGCGCCCGGCCTGTCCGGGCAGCTGGAGGCCCTCGGCATGGAGCGCGCCACCCGCGTGCGCTTCTACCGCACCTTCAATGCCGGCGCCGACGCCTTCCGCGAGGAGAGCGAGCGCGAAGAATCAGGAAACGGACCATGA